The Natronosporangium hydrolyticum nucleotide sequence CTTCGCCATGGTCGACGGCGCGGTCTACGGCGCCGGTGACATCGACACCGAGTTCACGATCCAGTCGATCTCCAAGCCGTTCACGTATGCATTGGCACTGTCTGATCGCGGATTCGATCCCGTGCTCGCCAAGGTCGGGGTCGAGCCATCGGGGGAGGCGTTCAATCAGATCTCGCTCGAGAGCGACACCGGGCGCCCCCTCAATCCCATGATCAACGCCGGTGCGATCACAGTCCACTCGCTGGCCGGTTCGGAGCAGTTGAACCCGACCGAGCGTGTGGAACGCGTGGTTCAGGGTCTGTCGGCGTTCGCCGGCCGTGCGCTGACGGTAGATGAGGCGGTGTGCGCGTCGGAGCTGGAGCACGCGCACCGCAACCTCGCCATCGCGCACATGCTGCGCAGCCACGACATCCTCACCGAAGATCCGAGGGTCGCCGTAGACGGTTACATCCGGCAGTGCGCCGTCCTGGTCACGGCGCGAGATCTGGCGATGATGGCCGCGACGTTGGCCAACCGCGGGGTGAACCCGCGCACCGGCGAGCAGGTGGTACGCGAACCAGTGGTGCGTCAGGTCCTGAGCGTCATGGCCACCTGCGGAATGTATGACGCGGCCGGTGACTGGGCAACCCAGGTCGGCATTCCGGCCAAGAGCGGCGTGGCCGGGGGCCTGATCGGCGCGCTGCCTGGCCAGATCGGCATCGCCACCTTCTCGCCACGGCTGGACCCCCATGGGCACAGCGTTCGAGGTGTGACACTCTTCGAACGATTCTCCGCCGATATGGGACTCCATGTGATGGAGGTCCCGGCCGCCGCACGTGCGGCCGTACGATCCAACCACGTCGTCGGCAAAGGACCGTACGCGATCCGGGTCTTCCAGCTACAGGGTGGGATCCGGTTTGCCGGAGCCGAGCGAGCCGTTCGGGAGACCATGGATGCCGCGCCGGCGCAAGCCCGGGTGGCGCTCGACCTCACGATGGTCTCCTCGATCGATGACGTGTCACGACGCATGCTGCTGGAAGTGGTACGGCGGCTCACGCTGGACGGACACGAGGTCTACCTCATCGACCCGGATTCGATCATCCCGGACCCCGATCCCGGCGACGGCGGCCGCGTCACCGTGATCGGCGACCTTGAAGAAGCCCTGAGCCCAGGGCGTACGGTGACCTGACGCAGCAGCCGGCCCGGCAGAGAGGCGTGATGCATGGACAGCCAGCCGATCGGACGCGTCCGCGCATCCGAGAATGTCGCCGCGGACGCCCGCGTCGGTCGTCGGGCGCGCAGCTGCTCAACGACAGCCTGGAGCTGGTCGAAGCGACGACGACGGTGCCGGCGGATACGGGCCGGCATGCCTACACGCACACCACCATCACCACGCCGGACCGTACGTCGGTGGTCGAGTCGTACCTCGTCCACGATATGGGGCACGTCTGGCCAGGCCCTGCCGGCCGTGGCCTGTTCACCGATCGCGCCGGCCCGGATGCAGGCGCCATCGTCTGGGACTTCGCCCGACGCCACCCGAAA carries:
- a CDS encoding glutaminase, with amino-acid sequence MRSIIPDYLTEALGDVESDISGELAGYIPELAAADPERLGAVFAMVDGAVYGAGDIDTEFTIQSISKPFTYALALSDRGFDPVLAKVGVEPSGEAFNQISLESDTGRPLNPMINAGAITVHSLAGSEQLNPTERVERVVQGLSAFAGRALTVDEAVCASELEHAHRNLAIAHMLRSHDILTEDPRVAVDGYIRQCAVLVTARDLAMMAATLANRGVNPRTGEQVVREPVVRQVLSVMATCGMYDAAGDWATQVGIPAKSGVAGGLIGALPGQIGIATFSPRLDPHGHSVRGVTLFERFSADMGLHVMEVPAAARAAVRSNHVVGKGPYAIRVFQLQGGIRFAGAERAVRETMDAAPAQARVALDLTMVSSIDDVSRRMLLEVVRRLTLDGHEVYLIDPDSIIPDPDPGDGGRVTVIGDLEEALSPGRTVT